In Candidatus Nitrosotenuis uzonensis, a single window of DNA contains:
- a CDS encoding galactose-1-phosphate uridylyltransferase, whose protein sequence is MGSMRKDYISERFVIVSPNEAPSEETKKCSFCPGNESMTNPSLLSLVAKDGMLQRLQDSEDNYVEDWTVRVFESKFPAVSTSAENSYSERPLYSEPAYGYHYVVVASEKHKESLSTIPVEQWSNILVVIQDRLRWLYTQRGVTYVSIYVNHGKEAGSTTSHPHINMVTFSTIPPLIEAEAESSHRILNEKGTCPLCQTVNAETGGPRQILQTEGFLAFCPWAPSHPYEFWICPKKHTTSFSKITQKEINDLSLILRATLGGLTTSLKNVSYNLVFHLSPEKKNSRQIHWHIEVYPLTSAWSGLERGYGVFLNSIAPEKAAEQLGAACRKELAGLVGIV, encoded by the coding sequence ATGGGGAGCATGAGAAAAGACTACATCTCTGAAAGGTTTGTGATAGTGTCCCCGAACGAGGCGCCCTCTGAAGAGACAAAAAAATGCTCATTTTGTCCTGGAAACGAATCGATGACAAATCCCTCACTTTTATCACTTGTCGCAAAGGACGGCATGCTGCAAAGACTACAGGACAGCGAGGACAACTATGTCGAGGATTGGACGGTACGAGTCTTTGAATCAAAGTTCCCCGCAGTATCAACTTCGGCGGAAAACTCGTATTCTGAGAGGCCGCTGTACTCTGAGCCGGCATACGGATACCATTATGTAGTAGTAGCATCAGAAAAGCACAAAGAGTCGCTTTCCACAATACCTGTGGAGCAGTGGTCCAACATCCTGGTAGTAATACAGGACAGGCTCAGATGGCTCTACACGCAGCGCGGCGTAACTTATGTATCAATTTATGTGAACCACGGCAAGGAGGCTGGCAGCACCACGTCGCATCCGCACATCAACATGGTGACATTTTCCACTATTCCGCCTCTCATTGAGGCTGAGGCAGAATCATCGCACAGAATTCTCAACGAAAAGGGTACATGCCCTCTATGCCAAACTGTCAATGCCGAGACTGGAGGTCCAAGACAGATACTGCAGACAGAAGGGTTCTTGGCGTTCTGCCCATGGGCGCCGTCGCACCCCTACGAGTTCTGGATATGCCCAAAAAAACACACAACAAGCTTCTCAAAGATCACTCAGAAGGAAATAAACGATCTCTCACTCATACTGCGCGCAACGCTTGGAGGCCTGACAACGTCGCTCAAGAACGTTTCATACAATCTTGTATTCCATCTCTCACCTGAAAAGAAAAACTCACGGCAGATTCACTGGCACATAGAGGTGTATCCACTGACCTCCGCCTGGTCCGGACTTGAGAGAGGATATGGTGTATTCCTCAATTCCATTGCACCCGAAAAGGCAGCAGAGCAGCTCGGAGCCGCATGCAGAAAAGAGCTTGCAGGACTTGTCGGCATAGTCTAG